In Bacillus spongiae, the DNA window CTTGGAGCCACGTTCGCTTTAATTGGAGATTATCATTCTGCATATAAATGGTTAAAGAATTTATATAAGCAAGGGTACGACAGCGAATCTAGCTTTTATTATTGGTTGGCAAAATCAGCGTATTATACTGGTAATGAAAAAACGGCGTATAGTGCTTGGGAAAAAGTGTTACTTGAAAGTCCAGAAAAAAAAGGACAAGAGCCATGGGTTGAAGATAGTCAACAAGATAAAGGATTTGAAAATCATATCCCCTCGTTAATGAGGAAACTAAAGAGTTCCTATTCTGAAGAGCGTTTGTTCGGACTTTTTCTACTTTCAGTTAGTGATAAGCAGAAGCAATTGCTCTCACATCCAAAATTCAATGAGCTTTCTATTTTTACTAAGTTAGAAAGAGAATATTTAGAAGAGGTATTACATCCAGGAAATGCGGTTTTACAAGAGGTTCGAATTCGTAAACTTCAAGAAATCGCGCTCAATTTATATAAACACAATCAACCGATCAACTCGGTTAGTTCAGGCTTATATTTATTATGGTTTACGATAGCTGAAAAAGGGTTAAGCGCTGGAGACTCCTTTCAAAATGGAAAAGCTTTTGCAGCAGCGACCGAATATATATGGGTTAAACTTCGTTCAGAACGTTGCTCGCAAAAAGAAATTGCGGAAAAGTATGGTATTTCTGTAACTACTCTTATTGAATATACTAAAATTGTAAATAATTACTTATGTTGAGCATATTCATGGACGAATATGCTCGTTTTTTATAGGATAACAGTATATAGGAAATATTATTTATATAATACAATTGACAAGAACAGAAGGAGTGTTGTGTCGTGAGCGAAGAAAAAATTTATGATGTTATCATCATTGGTGCAGGTCCTGCTGGGATGACGGCAGCTGTATATACATCTCGTGCTAATCTCTCGACTTTAATGATTGAAAGAGGAATTCCAGGTGGGCAAATGGCTAATACAGAAGAGGTTGAAAACTATCCTGGTTTTGACCACATTTTAGGGCCAGACCTTTCTAATAAAATGTTTGATCATGCGAAAAAATTTGGCGCAGAGTACGCATACGGAGATATTAAAGAGGTTGTTGATGGTGAGGAATATAAAATCGTCAAAGCAGGCTCTAAAGAATATAAAGCATACGCTGTCATCATTACTACTGGTGCTGAATATAAGCATATTGGAGTTCCTGGTGAAAATGAGCTAGGCGGACGTGGAGTTTCTTATTGTGCAGTGTGTGACGGTGCTTTCTTTAAAGGAAAAGATTTAGTTGTAGTAGGTGGAGGAGACTCGGCAGTAGAAGAAGGAGTTTATTTAA includes these proteins:
- the trxB gene encoding thioredoxin-disulfide reductase, with amino-acid sequence MSEEKIYDVIIIGAGPAGMTAAVYTSRANLSTLMIERGIPGGQMANTEEVENYPGFDHILGPDLSNKMFDHAKKFGAEYAYGDIKEVVDGEEYKIVKAGSKEYKAYAVIITTGAEYKHIGVPGENELGGRGVSYCAVCDGAFFKGKDLVVVGGGDSAVEEGVYLTRFANKVTIVHRRDELRAQKILQDRAFQNEKIDFIWSHTVKEINEKDGKVGSVTLVSTKDNTEKEFPTNGVFIYIGMVPLTKPFVNLKITNEAGYIETNELMETKVPGVFAAGDVREKTLRQIVTATGDGSIAAQAVQHYVEELKEKLKV